The region tccttaatttaaagccggacgtctcTGACGTCTATGTTCTAAAAAAATGGGAGGGTTTGAGGCGCCCGATTGTTGATGCTTTTAGACGTCCTTGTCGCTAAGAGAATACCGAGCTTGCTAAATATGACCACATGTTTATGAAGTGAGGAGTGGATAATAAATAATACGAACTCTTACCCAAATAGGTAAATATGATCGTGGATATTTATTTTTCCCAAGCTCTAACCCTAATAGGGCTTTTACCCCATTAACATTTAGCCGGCCGAATTTAACTATGCAAAAAAAAAACATGTCAaagcatttttttaaaataaaagaaaaactagcatgaacagaaaaagaaagaaagcggTGTCCCACTCCGAGCCCGAGCTCCTCCAGACGGATAAGCCCCCACGTGTTCTCCTCTACGCCATCACCACACCGCACAAGACTCATATTAACCCTGTCTCTGCCCATAGACCCCACACCCTTCTTCCCCGGCCATAACAACAAAACGCCTGAAAAATCACCTCCCCCAAATCCACACGTTCCCCTCCTCACCACCGTGGGGAAAAGATCCCTCAACTCCCCAATGGCTCTCCTCCCCCAAATCCTCCCCTCCCCGCGCCCCCATCCCCACCTCGCCGCCTCCCGCTACCCTTTCTCCCCCGCCCACGCATTCCGCACAGCGCCTCGCCTCCACGCCTCTGGCCACCGCCGCCGAGGCCGCCTCGCCGCGTCAGGGCCcgggtcgtcgccgtcgccgtcgcccgaccaGTACCCGTCCGAGCCCGACGATGGCCTTGTGGAGCTCCCTCTGTTCCCTCTCCCACTCGTCCTCTTCCCGGACGCGACCCACGCGCTGCACATCTTCGAGTTCCGCTACCGTATCATGATGCACACCGTGCTCGACACCGACCTCCGCTTCGGCGTCGTCTTCGCCGGCTCCGACGGCGCCTCCGACGTCGGCTGCGTCGGGGAGGTCGTCAAGCACGAGCGCCTCGCTGACGACCGCTTCTTCCTCATCTGCAAGGGCCAGGAGCGGTTCCGCGTCGCTCGCATCGTCCGCAACAAGCCttacctcgtcgccgccgtgcagTGGCTCGAGGACCGCCCGCCTGCGGAGACGCCGGCCCctggggaggacgccgaggcgcTCGCCGTCGAGGTCGAGGCGCTCATGCGCGACGTCATACGCATCGCCAACCGCCTCAACGGCAAGCCCGAGAAGGAGGtcggggacctgcgccgggggctcTTCCCCACCCCATTCTCCTTCTACGTGGGCAACACCTtcgagggcgcgcccagggagcaGCAGGCGCTGCTCGAGCTTGAGGACACCGCCGCGCGGCTGAGACGGGAGCGGGACACGCTCCGCAACACTCTCAACTACCTTACCGCCGCGTCTGCCGTCAAGGACGTCTTcccctcgtcgccgtcgtcggggTGAAGCCTTTCGCCTCTGTCCCATCTCGCTCGCCGATAAGGAGTTTGTGGAGGGTAGTGGGACTAAACCTTCTTATTACTCTTTTTCGCCTTTTTCCTTTCCTTATAATTGCAAGGGTAGGCTTTATTTCAAAGTGGTAGCATTTTAGCGTGTAAAATTGTACGTATAATTCATGTGTATTAACTCAAAAGAAAAATGCGGAGCTATGACGATGATCAATGGTAATGATAAGCATTTTGCTCCATGAAAGCAATGCATTCAGTGTGAAATAGGGCGTATTTACTCATTGGTCAGCTCTTCATTGTAGACTGCCATTTCTCAATTGCAATTACGTTGTCTGACATGATTGGCATACCATATACAGTAATTTTAGTTTCAGTTATCCAATGAAAAAAGGTACTCCCTCCAATCCTTATTAATTGACACACTTTGCAAAGTTCTACTAAGTGTGCGTCAATcaatatggatcagagggagtatgtgCTGTACGAATACTTTAGCAGGTTTATTCATCATGAGCTGTGTCTGTGTCTCCCTCGGCCGAGACCAGTACATCCGTCTGTTTAGCACTCTCTTGTTTCCATAATTTGAACGACAAGAATTATGAAATGGAGGAAGTAATTATACCCCCTATGTTTTTTTTCAAGCGTATGATCTGGTAACAGGTTACTTCTTTTCTCCCACGTTCAATATTTCTAGAAATATAGTCCAACAAAAGGTGATTCGAATTTTTATGCCATGATGATGGTAGGCATAGCAACACTCTTTGCATCCAGATAAAAATGCAGCACTATTTCCTGCTATCAAGTAAAAGTGTATCTACTGGCTGCAGATGTTGAATCTCTGTACAGATGTTATCtgcatttttattttgaaagaTCTTTATTACTCTTCGGGCTGCAGATGTTTTCTGCGTGTTGGATAAGGATTTTTTCCATTGGACTAGCCACAGGGAGGAAAGCGTTTAAAGATTGCATCACCTGTTCTGGTTCGGTTTGGTCTAGAGTAGCATCCTGAAACTATGGTGGTGGTGGTTCATAAATCATGATTATCAGTCTTTGTTGAACAGTCGAAACATATATAACTCTGCTGGATTTGCTTAATGTTATGTCCTGTCTACCAGTAGTTTTTGTGAGTTATATTAATATGAACATTGCATTTGTGAACTGCAATCCTATCAATACGATTGTGTATGTGTGAATCCTAGTAATACTGTTTCATCATAAGCATTTCGTGAATAGCACATGTTTGAGATCTTCGGCTTAAGGTTGCCAAATTTCAAAGAAACTCTCTGCAACTCTGAACCAACTAAGCGTACGCTAGACAGCTGCTAAACATTACATGGACTGGCAAATTCGCTTCTGTGCTACCATGGACATGGGTCAGTTGTGTGCGTCGGTCATTTGCATTGGTGAGCAATCAAAGATCCGATGCGCTGACAAGTGCTACTGAAACCATATCCCTCGCTCGTTGAATAGCCTGAGCAAATAAAGAAGCTCGTCGTTTGACATCTTGGACGGCCTCTTCCCGGCGAGGTCGGTGGACTCTAAAGCACCGGCAATCCTTTCCTTGAAAGCCCCGACCTCTTCCGTGCTGAAACCAGCTGCTCGATCGCCGCTGTCGCCGTCTTCGTCGCTGCAGGCTTCGTCATTGCCGTCGTCAACAAGAACACCGAGAATGATGCCACTGCCAGCGCCAGGGGCATCGCTTGTGCATCTCTCGCTTCTCTGAGACCGCTTGAGAAGATCCAGGATCTTCCTTTTCTGCTTGAAGATGGCACCGAGGGTCTTGTTCTTCTGCCCGAAGCACTCCCGCGTGAAGCCCAGCCACTCGGCGACGTCGACCTCAGACGGAGCCGCCCTCGGCCGGATCTCGACGAGGGAGGAGTCTACCCTGGGCATGGGAACGAAGTCCCTCTTGCTCACGTCCATGAGTAGCTTCACGTCCGCTACCATGCCGACGTTGGCTGCCAGGCGGTTATACTCCGAGTCGCCTGGCATGGCCACGAGCCGCCGCGCGAACTCCTTCTGCAGCAGGAGCGTTGCTGTCCGGAAGTGGTACGTCCCGAACAGCAGCTTCGCGATGAGCGGCGAGGAGATCCCGTAGGGGATGTTAGCCACACAAACGTCGAACTCTGGGAATTCGGTCTCCATGGCGTCCCCCTGGATCACCTGGCAATGGAGAAAGCAAATTCCATTCGTCATTTGACTTTAGGCATTTGATCGAGCAGGTGGTGGGCGCCGGCAGATACAGACCGTGAGCTTGTGCGCCAGGTCGAGTGCCCCGAAACGGGCCGTGACTGCGTCAACCATGCGCGGGTCGATCTCGACGGCGGTGACGCGGTCGACCGGGGAGGCGAGGAGGCGGGCTGTGAGGTTGCCGGTGCCGGGGCCGACCTCGAGTACGGCGTCGCCCGGGCGGAGCGCGGCGTGGCGCGCGATGGCGTCCAGGACGCGTGGGTTGGTGAGCAGGTGCTGCCCCCGCGGCTTGTGTAGCCGGAAGCGCCCATCCCACGCCTCCGACGCcagtgacgacgag is a window of Triticum dicoccoides isolate Atlit2015 ecotype Zavitan chromosome 2B, WEW_v2.0, whole genome shotgun sequence DNA encoding:
- the LOC119367671 gene encoding ribosomal RNA small subunit methyltransferase, mitochondrial-like; protein product: MNRAVSHSRARLSAFSASSSSSSSLASEAWDGRFRLHKPRGQHLLTNPRVLDAIARHAALRPGDAVLEVGPGTGNLTARLLASPVDRVTAVEIDPRMVDAVTARFGALDLAHKLTVIQGDAMETEFPEFDVCVANIPYGISSPLIAKLLFGTYHFRTATLLLQKEFARRLVAMPGDSEYNRLAANVGMVADVKLLMDVSKRDFVPMPRVDSSLVEIRPRAAPSEVDVAEWLGFTRECFGQKNKTLGAIFKQKRKILDLLKRSQRSERCTSDAPGAGSGIILGVLVDDGNDEACSDEDGDSGDRAAGFSTEEVGAFKERIAGALESTDLAGKRPSKMSNDELLYLLRLFNERGIWFQ
- the LOC119363512 gene encoding lon protease-like, with the translated sequence MALLPQILPSPRPHPHLAASRYPFSPAHAFRTAPRLHASGHRRRGRLAASGPGSSPSPSPDQYPSEPDDGLVELPLFPLPLVLFPDATHALHIFEFRYRIMMHTVLDTDLRFGVVFAGSDGASDVGCVGEVVKHERLADDRFFLICKGQERFRVARIVRNKPYLVAAVQWLEDRPPAETPAPGEDAEALAVEVEALMRDVIRIANRLNGKPEKEVGDLRRGLFPTPFSFYVGNTFEGAPREQQALLELEDTAARLRRERDTLRNTLNYLTAASAVKDVFPSSPSSG